TGCCCGAGGAGTGGTTCTGTATGCCCAGAGAACCCTGGGTAATTCTTCCACCCAATCCTTTCCTTTGTCTTGTAGccttgttttcagtgcttgtacaataattctattGACAACATCTGTTTGGCCATTAGCTTGAGGATAGGCAACATAAGTGAAAGACCGAGTGATCTTCATCTCCCGGCACCATGATGTAATCTCTTTGCCCTGAAACTCTCTTCCATTATCTGAGATCAGTCTTCTAGGGACCCCAAACCGAAATACAATGTTTTTCCACAGAAATTTCAGAACTTCCTGCTCAGTGATCTTGGCCGAAGGCTCAGCTTCCACCCATTTAGAGAAATAATCTACAGCCACCAACAAGATTTTTTTCCGAGCCCGGGCAATTGAGAAGGGGCCCACAATATCCATATCCCATTGATCAAAGGGGCAAGATGCCCAAACAGGCTTCATAAGAGTGGCCGGGCTATGTTGAAAATTTGAGTGGTTTTGGCACCCTTCACAAGCCTGTACTACTCGGGTAGAATCTTGGCTAAGAGTTGGCTACTAGAATCCAGCAAGCATTGTCTTCCGGGTCAAAGATATTCCTCTGAGGTGCTCAGCATAACATCCTTCATGAATTTCTCGAAGGACATAATCCACTTCTCCCTCAGATAAGCATTTTAGTAATGGTCCCTGGAATGATATCATGTACAAgatattatttaagagaacaaacctgggagCTTGTCTCTTAATCTTTTGAGCTCGGGCTTTATCATCGGGTAATTCATTGTTCACAATGAACTTTATCAGAGGTGTCATCCAGGAATTCTCTGATGTTGATAATGCTTCTTCTTCAATAAATAAAGATCAACCGGGAAACATGCAAGACTTCCCGGGTAATGACTTCTGATAGTGAAGCAGCCATTTTTGCTAGAGCATCAGCCTCTCCATTCTCCTCCCGGGGTATttgttcaatactccaatccacAAAGGTTTCTGCTTGGGCTTGAATGAGCCGTAGATATTTGATCATCCTGTCATCCTTAACTTCATAAGCGCCCTTTATCTGTTGAGTGATTAGCTGTGAATCAGAGTACAGAATAATCCGAGAAGCTCCAACTTCCCGGGCAGCTCGGATACCAGCAAGAACAGCCTCATACTCAGCCTATTATTAGTTATCCGGGAGTCGATCCTTAGTGCCAATTTAATCTTTTCTCTCGAGGGAGATATTATCACAACCCCTACTCCACATCCAGTAAGGCTAGACGTCCCGTCCACAAAAACTTTCCAAGCTTCTTCTTCCTCGGGTTGAACCATTTCGGATAAGAAATCTGATAAGGCTTGTGCTTTGGTAGCTTTTCCCCGGGCTCCGGCTTCACCAATACAGGGAGCTCTGCAAGGTGAATCTTCAAATCCTGGAAGGCCTGTTCACATTTCTCATCCCACCCGAATTGTTGGGCCTTCTTAGAACCTGAAAGAAGGGATAACTCCTGTGTGCTGATCGGGATATAAATCGAGACAGggaagcaatcctcccggtcagCTTCTGTACTTCTTTGACAGATCGGGGAGATGGCATGCACAACACGGATTTGACTTTTTCCTGATTTACCTCAATCCCCCGGTCGGTCACTATGAAACCCAAAAACTTGCCACTCTTGACACAAAAAATGCATTTGGCAGAGTTGAGCTTTATCCCGTAATGCATTAGAGTGGCAAAGGTCTCTTCCAGATCAATAATGAAATTTGCGACCTCTTTAGACTTGCCCAGGATGTCATCCACGTATACCTCCACATTCCGGCCCAAATGCTTCTCAAAGACTTTGTTCATGAGACGCTGGTAAGTAGCCCCTGCATTCTTTAACACGAAAGGCATTACAACATAGCAAAAtgtacctcccgaggtgatgaagctggctttatcttgatcaTTCTTGGCCAAGAGAATTTGATGATACCCCTAGGTAAGCATCCATGAAACTCAGTAGTTCAAAGCCCGAGGTGGAATCCACCAGTTGGTCAATCCTGGGCAGGGGGTAATGGTCTTTAGGGCAAGCTCTATTGAGGTCGTGGAAATCTacacacatcctccacttcTTGGGACTTAGGTACCAGCACCACATTCGAAAGCCATGTAGGAAATTGAATTTCTCGAATGTGGCCGGCCTTCAGCAGCTCCTTCACCTGTTCATCGATAACTTTGTCCTTTTCAGGGCCAAAGTGTCTCTTCTTTTGCTTCATCGGGTGAGATCCCGGGAGAATATTCAATTGATGCTCCGATATCAGGGGTGAGATCCCTATCAAATCCTGTTGGGACCATGCAAATACATGAATATTAGCTTTTAAACAATTGATCATACTAACCTGGTTGGATGTACTGAGGTCCCGAGCCAACCGGATTTGCTGCCCTGGTCCGACCTTTATCATCTCATGTTCCTCCTCTGCCACAAAATGTACCTCCCCCTTCTCCACTATTCTTCCTCCTCCTTCATCCACTCTTGCTTTCTTTCCTTCCCTCCTAGTTTTGCTCTGATCAGCCCGAACTACTTCCACATAGCATTTCTGGGAAGAGGGTTGGTCTCCCCGGACTTCTCCTACCCGAGCTCCCACTAGGAAATTTGATCTTCTGGTGGTAGATGGATGCCACGGCTTTTAATTCATTCATAGCTGGCCTCCCCAGAATGATGTTGTATGATCATTCTGGGGAGTCCACCACAGTGAAAGAGGTCATCACCGTCTTTTTGAGATCTTGGGAGCCTAAAGTCAGTGGCAAGACAATCTCTCCTTCCGGGTAAACCACATGACCATCAAAGCCAAAAAGTGCGGTTTCCACAAGCTTCCAAATGATAgccctgcaaatccatctgcATGAATGCGTCTTTAAAGATGACATTAACAGAGCTGCCCGAGTCCACGAAGACTCtcaaaatatcataattggCTACCCGGGCTTGGATAACCAGGGCGTCATTATGGGGTAGATTCACCCCCTTTAAATCTTCCGGGCCGAAATTGATCACCGCCTCATTTCTCCTCACCCCATCTACCTCCATGCAGTCCCTCCTACTCCTGGATTTCCTCACCCGGTTAGAGTCACCATCAGTGGATCCTCCATAAATCATTTTGATTAAACCCATGGCAGGAGGCGAATTCTTCTTTCTCTCGGGCTCGGGTTCCCTCCTTTTCCCGGGCTCATTCCTTACATTGTCCCTTACATCTCCTCCCCGGGCACTAGATCCTGGCTGCCGAGATGTCCAAGGCAGCAATCTCGATCTCTTGTTGACTTGACTGGGTCCCGTGGCGGGAGGCAAGGCATAGTCTCCCTTCAATGTTTTACAGTCTTCGGTGTTGTGGTAACACATTTTGTGGAGAGTGCAGAATCCTCTCTTCTCGGGCCGGGATAGTTGATAATCTGGGGTCAGATCTCTACTGCATTCCTGTATCTCCCTCTCCCGGGCAATCTTTAAGGGCACATGGTGAGAAAAATGCCCTGGATTACCCCTTCTCTGTCCCTTCTCCTCGGGCCTAGATACCCGGTCTCCTCTTTCCTTCCTCACAGCCTCTCTCTTCTGCTTCTGGGCTTCCTCtatattgatgtatttttctgcCCGAGATAATAAATCCTCAAAGTCCCCGGGCACTTTCTTGGTTAATGATTTGAAAAATTCACCCTCCATCAAGCCTTGGGTGAATGTAGTCGTCTTTGTCTCAGTGGCTCAAGCAGGAACGTCAAGAGCCACTCTATTAAATCTTCTGATGTAAGCCTTAAACTCTCTTCCGAGCTATGCTTAACTTCAAAGAGACTGAAAGAAGTCTTCTTGTATTTTTTACTGCTGCTGAAATGATGTGAAAACACCTTTTGGAAGTCTTTGAAAGAACTAATACTTTGAGGAGCCAAACCCTCAAACCATCTTTGAGCCGAATCCACCAACATTGTCAGAAACACCTTACACTTGATTCAATCAGTGTAACAGTGCAGCATGGCCATATTCTCAAACCTAGTCAGGTGCTCCTCGGGGTCTGCATTGCCATCATAATCTTTTACTTTGGTGGACTTGAAATTTCCGGAAAGAGGTTTCTGGACGATAATATCAGCAAATGGGCATCCTCTGGTGACTGTCCGGGAAGTGCTCCGACTCTCCAACTGTCCTTCCAGGACCTTCGTCTTCTGCCTTAACTCCAGCAATTCTTCTGCCATAGTCGGGGATTTTGACCCGACGCTGGATTCCTCGTCTTCTCCTCTCACTTCCTCCTCCTCCCTCAACTCCTGCTCCTGATCCTGTCTATCTCCGGGTGGTGTAACATGCTGAGAAACTTCTTTCCTTACCATAGCTTGCTTTACCGCATCAGATATAATTTTTGTCAACTCTTCCGAGGTCATGGAAATGAGATTTGGTCCAGTGTTATGAACACCACCTTGTCTTGAAGTCTGCCCCTCATCTTCATGGGCCCGAAAATTATCTTGGTTAGTTCTTCTTGTACGAGCCATATCAACATCTTAATCTcgatttcccacagacggcgccaatgatgagACCTTGCTGAAATGGATTAGTCGGGTAAGGGGCTCCAACAGATCAAATCAGTAATTTATAGTGTTTGGGAATTAGATTGAAGATAGTGGCTGCAACACAACCTGCAACTAAgaaaggaactcgtgaatgggcgctggaggggtgtccggcgtagccactccgatgctaaagtcagcaggttttTCAGATGAACACAATCGATATTTGAgaaaatatgtaagtgcttgAGAATTGAAGGATTTCAGAATctataaatgacattaataactgctatttatagtagaaaatgggaTAGGTACCTCGATTCCAGAGCCACCTACCAAATATGTCAAGTCGGCTACCCATGCTTATAGCTTTGATGGCTTTTAGGACACTCCAAGCAcaagtggttctgacagaatagacaacctgtatcaatcacactcgagtgtggtacaattctcgaggtggcccgggtagtAGGTTACCCGGGTATTTGTTCTAGGACCCGGGCTATGATGATTGCCCGGGCAGAGGCGAAGTGCCTGGGAAGAGAAGGTCTGCCTGGGTCCTCGGGAAAGTATCTGGCATATTGGTTCTGATCTGGGCTATCCATGTAACAAACTGGGTTAATGATGACCCGGATCCTGATGGGGGTATCAGGATTCGATTGAGACGCAAGCCTAAATGACATCCGTCTCTTGCGAGGATATGATAAGGGCATTAAACAATTCGAGTTGGTTCGTAAATTCTTTTAatcaatttaataaataattgattCGTATTCGAATTTAACAAACTCAAGCCGAACTAGAAAATGTTCGAATTTTTTTAAGTCGAATTCGAGCccaaattattttgttcgataGTTCGTAAACTGCTTGCaaacattaatattttatttatataatattaaatatatatatacacatttcgttctttcaaattttcattcTCGAACCTTAATATACATACAATAGTTTGAATAACTCATAAATAGATTTGAAGATTTCGAGTCGAACTCGagctgaatttttttaaaaaactcgaGCTTTATATCAAGTTCGACTCGAATATACTTAATTCAAACCttaaaattttacttgaaaCATTCGGCTCGATTCGATAGGTTGTGGAACTAAGATAATGGAAGAACTTATCTTTGACATTAAAGTTCAATCCATACATACAAATACTTCGTTTACAGTCCGCCTCGTTTTTCCTTTTCTTCCTTTCCCTCCACCTTCAAACAAGGATGTTTAATGTTCGAGTTCCATATGAAACACCACCTTTGCCCCAATTGTTATATATATTAGTGATCGACGATGTGTGTTATGTAATTTTCAGTTTTTAAAAAAGTTGTTTATCAAATAACAGAAGTTAAGAAAGAATAGGACTTCATTCAATACCCAAAAGGAAATCTCGAAGAAGTAAAATACAGTAACCGTCATGTGCTTCTTTTATATCAATACAAAGAAATATGAAAAACACGCTTATGCCTCTAAATGGAGAAATAAGAAAAGATAACAAGGACAAGCAAAAACGTGTTTTGCTTGTTAATACGCCCCCTCAAGATGGAGCATGGATGTTGTGAATTCCCATCTTGGACAATAACATGCGGAAGTGAGTCGATAATAGCGACTTTTTAAACAAATCAGCAAGCTGCAAATGTGTTGAAAGATGCAATATCTTGATGAGTCCACTGTGAAGTTTTTCTCGCAAAATATGACAATCAATCTCAATGTGCTTCGTTCTCTCATGAAACACAGGATTGGATGCAATATGAATGGCCGATTGACTGTCACAAAATAGCACAGCAGGTTCATCACAAGAAATGCAGAGGTCCTTCAATAATGACAACAGCCAAATCACCTCACAAGTAGCATTGGCCATCGACCTGTATTCTGCTTCAGCGGATGACCTGGAAATGGTTTGTTGTTTCTTGGATTTCCATGATATTAAGGACTCACCAAGAAGAACACAATATCCAGAAACTAAGCGCCGAGTGTCTTGACAAGCTGCCCAATCCGAGTAGGAGAAAAAACTAAGTTTGAGTGTGGTTGATTGTCCATAAAAGAGACCTTGACCAACCTGTGCCTTTCACATACTTAAGCACTGAATACACAGCCTGTAGGTGTGGAGTTCGAGGCTTAGATACAAAATGACTTAGCTTGTTAACTGAATATGCAAGGTCAGGTCTTGTGATGGTTAAATACAAGAGCTTCCCATTAGCCTTCGATAAATAGAAGGATCACTCAATAAGTCACCATCTTCATTGTTGAGCTTTGAATTGACATCCAAAGGTATTGTGCGAGGCTTGCATCCTAAAAGACCCGCCTCAGTAAGTAGTTGAAGTGCATAGTGTCGTTGACAAATGGAGATGCCACAAGAAGATCTTGCAACTTCTATCcccagaaaatatttcaagttgcCCAAATCTTTTAGTTTAAAATGACTATTCAAGAACATCTTCAAGTCTAAGGCTTCCTTCTCATTATTCGTGGCAATGAAAATGTCGTCCACATAAACCAACAATGCCGAAAAAAACATCACCCCGTGATCGAGTGAACAAAGAGCTATCAGCATGTGACTGATTAAAACCAATGGTGAGCAACGTAgatgaaaatttggaaaaccaTTGACGTGAAGCCTGTTTGAGGCCATATAAAGATTTGTGGAGCTTGCAAACTACATTAATGGGAAGATCTACCCCTTTTTGTTGATATCTCGGAGGCAATGACATGTACACCTCCTCATCTAAGTCACCATGTAGGAAAGCATTGTTGACATCGAGTTGGGTAAGAGACCAACCACGGATTGCAGCCAACGCCAGTAGTGTTCTTACCGTGACAATCTTGGCCACATGTGAGAATGTTTCAAAATAGTCCACCCCCTCATGTTGTGTGTATCCCTTAGCAACCAACCGTGCTTTATACCTTTCTAGTGTGCCATCGGCTTGAAATTTAGCCTTACACACCCATCGACACCCCACAACACTCTGCCCATGTGATAATGAAACAATAGACCAAGTTCGATTGCTTTCCAGAGCTTGCAATTCAGCATCCATAGCTTCGCGCCACTCTGGTTTCACAACAGCTTGGGAGAAAGTATTTGGTTCAACAATGGAAGATATGTTGTGAACAAGAATTTGGTAAGGAATGGAAAGTTTATGGTTGCTAAGAACAGAAGATAAAGGGTGAGTTGTGGAGGCAGGAGAGGAAGATGCAGTGGCATAGCATTGATAATCAGCCAACCATGCTGGCTTATTTGGAACTCGATGTGGACGGGCAACAACATCATTATTGGAGCCTGCAACCGGAGCATTTAAAGGTTGCGAGGAAAAAGGGGCCTGGGTTGGTAAAACAGAATCACAGAAGAAAGTAGAGTCCATAGAAGGAGAAGATTCACATTGGAAAGGAAAAACATTCTCATGAAATGTTACATCTCGAGATATATAAATTTCATTAGTGAGAAGATTAAGCAATTTATATGCTTTGTACCCAGGAGGATAACCAAGGAAAACAGATTTGATTGCTTGGGGAGAAAATTTGGTACGATGGCTAAGGAGAGTTGAACCACAGCACAGGCAACCAAACACCTTTAAATGAGAGTATGAAGGACTTTTATGAAAACGTAGATCAAATGGGGATTTCTTTGACAAAAGGGATGTAGGTGTACGATTAATGAGATATACGGATGTGAGAATGCAATCACTCCAGTATGCTAAAGGGATATGAGATTGAAAAAGTAAAGCCTGGTCCACATTCAAAATGTGTTGGTGTTTTCTTTCTACTACAGAATTTTGTTGTGGTCGTTCCACACAagaatgaaatgaaataattccTTCGGTCTTGAAAAATTCAGAGAACCGAAGTTCGGAGCATTGTCGGATCGAActgattttattttcttgtcaaACTGAATCATTCAACAGTAGGAAGGAAATATATGCAGCACATCGGATTTAGACTTAAGCAAATAAATCCATGTGTATCGAGATTGATCATCAACCATtgtgagaaaatatttgaaacCATCAACACTTAAAGGATTAAATGGACCCCAAACATCAATATGAATCAAATCAAAAGGACTATTGGACAAtgaattattcaaaataaatggCAATCGCCTTTGTTTTGACAAAGAGCATATTTCACAGTCCAATATATCATTGTTATTGATGGGATTGATGTCCAAAGCTTTTCCCAAAATAGATAACTTGGGAAAAGAAGCATGTCCGAATCTATAATGCCAAAGTTGAGACTTGGAAAGGGAAACATTACAAATTGTAGTAGAAGCTGGAAAATGACATAAAATGTACAGGTCGCCCACTCTTCTACCCATCCCAATCATCTTGTCCTGGTTGAGAACCTGGATTTGACAAGAATCAGGAAGAAAAGAGACTAAGCAAGGAATTTGTTTGGTCAAAGAACTGATGGACAACAAGTTAAATTTGAAAAGAGGGACATAAAGAACATCTTTCAGGATTAGTTCACGGGACAATTTAACTGTCCCTATGTGGGTAACCGATGCAATCGAATTATTAGGCAATGTGACACTAGAGTGAAACGGTTTGAAGGCATGGAAAGACTTCAAGGAACAACAAATATGGTGTGTGGCACCTGTGTCTATGATCCAAGACAAGGTAAGAGCAGAAGTAGAGTTAGTGAATAATGAGGAAGTGCCGGTGAAACAAAGTGCAGTATCAGGTTGACGCCGCTGTGAAACCAAAGTATTGCTGTCACCAAGCTGAAGTTACGAGCTTAAGAATGAAATAAGCTGCCGGCAATGATCTGGATTCAGAGTTTCACCAGTAGTTGGTGGTGGCACATCAGAGTAGCTGCGAGCATGATATACATGAACTCTTCCTTCACTCTCTTCGCCAGTGGTTGGCAGTGGCACATCAGAATAGCTGCGAGCATGATTAACATGAACTTTTCCTTCATTCTGTTTCTGCTCATACCTTGGATGACTCGGAGGATATCCATGCAATTTGTAACACTTGTCAACAGTGTGATTGGGAAAGTGGCAATGTGAACAAACATGCCTATCAAACTTGGTTCTCTTAATGTTAGGAGCACCTCTTACAGCTGCAACGTTCGAGGTATTGAAGACTAGTGATTGATCAGGTAGAGTTACAGAAGCATCATGATGTATATATCTTTGCCTCTCCTCCTGAACAACCAAAGAGAAAGTCTTCGAAATCACTGGCAGTGGTTCCATCATTAAGATCTGAGCACGGATTTGAGCATATGACTCATTTAAACCCATTAAGAATTGCATCACACACTCCTGATTGTGATAATCCAACCATTCCTTTATCAAACCACAGTGACACACGGAAATCGGCTGGAAATCTTTCAATTCGTCCCACAAGGTTCTCATTCTAGTGTAATATGAACTAATATCCATTGAGCCTTGATGTAGTCCAGTCAAGAGCTtcttaatttgaaaaattcttGGAGAATTACTTTGATGAAATCTATCTCTTAGATCATTCCAAATGTCATATGCCGTGGATATGTATAATAAGCTATCCGCATTCTCTCGGCAGACAGAATTCAAAATCCACGAGATCACCATGCTATTGCAGCGGATCCAAGCAGCATATAACAAATCACCAGATGAAAGGGCGTAATTGTGTACCGTCAACAAACAAAAGCTTATTCTTAGCGGTCAAAGCCATTGACATCGCTCTACTCCAGGTATTGTAGTTGTTACCTGTAAGTAAATGAGAAACCAAGACCAAACCAGGATGATCGCCGTTTTGCATATAGAACGGGCTACTCGAATCTTCGTAAGATGCTCGACCGCCTGAGTTGTTTGAGCTGGTAGCTTGAGACGAAATTGTTACTTGATTTCCTCTCGCTATTGAAGATAATCAGAGTTTTAGCTTAGAGATTCTACTCTGATACCATAACAGAAGTTAAGAAAGAATAGGACTGTATTCAATACCCAAAAGAAAATCTCGAAGAAGTAAAATACAGTAACCGTCATGGGCTTCTTTTATATCAATACAAAGAAATATGAAAAACACGCTTATGCCTCTAGAtggaaaaataagaaaagataACAAGGACAAGTCAAATTAACTATTTCCAGCTCAAGCAGAATGTTTGTTGTGCTATAATTGTTTACACCATTTTTGTATTGTTTTGATTCCTGGTGGAAAAATTTTCTATCCACGTAGATACTCAAATTTTATTGAACGGATTGCTGGCTACATGGTATAATTTATGTCTTTTTTCACCCTTACTCAAGTCCAATCCATTTTTgtgttaatataatatatagttACTTGCTTAcagatttaatttttatttttcccgTTCCTTGTTTAGTTTCACTTTGTTGGAGTGGAGTGGAGTGGTAAGTTTTGAACAGGTAATGATTTTGTTGGTGGAGTGCCCCAAAATTTATGGGAAAAATTCTTCTAATTCTCTTCATTTCCTACAACTAGGGGTGTTCAAACTTCGGATAAAACCGAAAAAATCGAAAATCCAAACCGAAAAATCCGAACACCAAACCGAACCGAAATCCGAATTTTGTAATTCGGATATAAATGTTAAAACCGAAGTTTATTTGGTTCGATTTCGGATTATATATGTCAAAAccgaaaaaatcgaaaaaaccgaaatttcattaaatttataattttttatatttttatttatattatatattttgttatgatATTTAGTGAATGAAAAACcattttgaacaatttttagttgattgttgtttgTTTAACTAATTTAGACCttatgtttaaatattttactaagaaaaaattaacatattatattttataatatatttatattattaatttaaataattatacatAAACCGAATTAATCgaccgaaataaccgaaccgtTTTGGTAGAAAACCgaactgaaccgaaccgaaGAAAAATGGTTCGGATATcggattatatatttattttcaaaaccgaaaaccgaaaaaaccgaaataaaAAATCGAAAATCGAACCGAACCGACCGATGAACACCCCTCCCTGCGACTGAAACTTAATCAGATCAGAGCCTATCCGTGTCCCTTGTGTTGGGATTTGGGAAACTTTGCTCTACTGTAAGTATTTCTCAGTTACTCTTTTCTTGCTGCCTCTCTAATTATGTCTGATTATGGTGATTAATAGCGTAATTCTGAATTTCTATCTTCCACGTGGTGTTTCGTTGGATTAACTTCTCTTAATTTATGCTGGGTAGTTTGGATTTTTTCTGGGATTCTTCAGCTtcctatatttttcattttgctGGACTGCGTTCTTGAATTGGTTGTGGTTTCTTGTGTTGTTGACGGTTTCTGATCCAATGAGGTTTGGTTAACTGGGTTATTAGTTGTTAAATTTTATGATGATCCGTTATgtaaactgaactgagaaagtTGGGAATTGGGATCTAAACTAGTGTAATTTAGCATATCCCTTGAATTAAGCTACTCATGAACAACAAATTCTGGATTTTGACAAGTCTTTTCTATTATTTGATTTCACGGCAAATCTTTACGCCATAGTAACTTAATCCAGGCGTTATATGACGAAATAAAGTATGCTGCAACTAGGTAACATGGGAGAGGTTAGAAATACATAATGGAATGTGAATATCTGAAACTGATTGATTTCAAGTGAAATCAATTATTTGAGATCATTATGTCGTGATTTAGTGATGCATTGAGGACCAAGGAAATGaatttgattatgagaatttattgtGAAACACACATCTTGCTACATCTGTGAATCGTGCCAATCATATATGTTGAGCCCATATTCGTTTATTGAATGATTAGTTGAGTGGCATTTGCGAGGATTGGAGGGACGCTATGACTGTGGATTTGAGATTCCCATTTCATATTTCATCGACATTGTCGGCATCATGCTTTGCATTTGCATCTGATAATTTCACGTTGTACTTTATTTCTCGTTTTTATTAAGACCATTACATATCGAGCTTGTGCTCACCCTTCAGGACTATTATATATGTTTCCTGTAATCATACGATAGGTGGAGCAACACTAGATATGCGGAATAGTAGTATCACTGGGAGCAGTAATGTAACTAGGATACTTAACGAGGGTGGGctaaaataaatatagattatagtttttttatggaaaaaatcattgtatgaaaaataatgaattaaaacaTATCATATTGCACCACAAAAaccttgttcttgtttaactgATTTATACACTTGTTTATGTAAAATTTTCATTCTATTTGATCATAATTCTTGAAATTTATCTCACAGATTTCTAGTTCTTCTCCATTCTATCAGCAAAATACATTGTTATTTGTTAATTAAGTCACAGAACTTGAAGATTCCAACGTGAAGATTGAAGGTTCAGTGGGCATTCAAGTTCTCCAGGGATACTTACAGGCATGAGGATAGTGGGGTTGACCGGAGGAATCGGTTCCGGAAAGAGTACAGTCTCCAATCTTTTCAAAGCTCATGGTATTCCCATCGTTGATGCTGACGCAGTTGCTCGTGTATGCTTATGCCCTGATTTTCTTAAAGTTTATTGAAATGTTTAGCTCGAATTAtctaatgtttatgaaattttactacTGTGACTACCTCATCTTATCTAAGTCCATCTTTCCAGATCCCTCTTTCCAGACTTACTAGTATTGACCATTCCCACTCATTGGATATGAACATTTTTTAATTGGTAATAATTTCCTATATATTACAGAATGTATTGAAGAAAGGCACGGGTGGCTGCAGAAAAGTGGTGGCAGCATTTGGGGACGAGATTTTACTGCCTGATGGAGAGGTGGATCGCTCAAAGCTTGGACAAATTGTATTCAACAACTCTGATATGCGACAAGTTCTTAATAGGTATTGTTTATGAAGGATATGCTAATGACGCGATGACAGAACCAGTAGTTACTAAAAATTTATATCTAAGGCCTAAGGATTTCTTGTACTTGAAATTTCTTTCTGCCCGTTTATTCCATTGGTCAACTCTCAATTTGGTGAGTATATGATGAGGAAACTTGGGTTTTTTTTAGAGGCGAAAATTGGGATGTTTTATGACTAACTAAAAATCACATTCCGTTAAGCCTTTTACTGAATGGTTTGTTTTAGAAGGCAGTTATTGTGGTATTATGTTGTATAAAGTGTTAAACATAAGTGGAGGTGTGGAAAAAAATGCAGAAGCTTGAAGACACTCTAAAAGCAAGCAAAATGTTCAGGgcttcttgtaaatgttgtcctCACTCCTTGTTTAgcatttgg
The Primulina tabacum isolate GXHZ01 chromosome 9, ASM2559414v2, whole genome shotgun sequence DNA segment above includes these coding regions:
- the LOC142556840 gene encoding uncharacterized protein LOC142556840, coding for MIKVGPGQQIRLARDLSTSNQDLIGISPLISEHQLNILPGSHPMKQKKRHFGPEKDKVIDEQVKELLKAGHIREIQFPTWLSNVVLGYHQILLAKNDQDKASFITSGGATYQRLMNKVFEKHLGRNVEVYVDDILGKSKEVANFIIDLEETFATLMHYGIKLNSAKCIFCVKSGKFLGFIVTDRGIEELSLLSGSKKAQQFGWDEKCEQAFQDLKIHLAELPVLVKPEPGEKLPKHKPYQISYPKWFNPRKKKLGKFLWTGRLALLDAEYEAVLAGIRAAREVGASRIILYSDSQLITQQIKGAYEVKDDRMIKYLRLIQAQAETFVDWSIEQIPREENGEADALAKMAASLSEGPLLKCLSEGEVDYVLREIHEGCYAEHLRGISLTRKTMLAGF
- the LOC142556841 gene encoding uncharacterized protein LOC142556841, with translation MEGEFFKSLTKKVPGDFEDLLSRAEKYINIEEAQKQKREAVRKERGDRVSRPEEKGQRRGNPGHFSHHVPLKIAREREIQECSRDLTPDYQLSRPEKRGFCTLHKMCYHNTEDCKTLKGDYALPPATGPSQVNKRSRLLPWTSRQPGSSARGGDVRDNVRNEPGKRREPEPERKKNSPPAMGLIKMIYGGSTDGDSNRVRKSRSRRDCMEVDGVRRNEAVINFGPEDLKGVNLPHNDALVIQARVANYDILRVFVDSGSSVNVIFKDAFMQMDLQGYHLEACGNRTFWL